In Cutaneotrichosporon cavernicola HIS019 DNA, chromosome: 1, one DNA window encodes the following:
- a CDS encoding uncharacterized protein (PA14 domain) yields the protein MGLTSSARANSISTPATSATSSHFSTPTPSRQPTPPPQPQSSPAQPTMTDETKGNAALDRSFLDANVDELLHQMTIDEKISLLAGKNWWETTSISRLNVPSVKVTDGPNGARGASFFKMTKASAIPSATCLASSFSTDLISEAGGLLAEEAKARGAVCLLAPTINIQRSPLGGRAFESFSEDPTLSGRIASAYIHGLQSAGVSACVKHFVGNDQEHERNGEDSVIGDRALREVYLRPFQIAQREAEPWALMTAYNKVNGTHVSENKALLQDLLRKEWGYDGLVMSDWYGTYSVSESIEAGLSLEMPGPTIWRQPRMLNHLIMSHKLDPRAIDARAHEVLAWAQKLARLNPDIVYAVPTPERTRDSADERASDAKLLRRLAGEGVVLLKNDGVLPIREGRVAVIGPNAKTRVISGGGSAALRPLWSVNAWEGMVENKPNNVELSYSLGLQGAKFLPMLDECFTTIDGKRGFDLLHYSIDANGEVAHEPTVVDTHDVSDMFLADFRHPRLGQHYVSEVRAKFTSPITGRYEFGLTVTGQGWLYIDDELVIDNATKQTLGSKFFGNGTIEEKGRVAVEKGKTYTLRVVHDSRRLVSRTVAGTPFIVKGIRIGAFPLVDAHQAMEDAVKAARAADSVVLVAGLNADYESEGFDRPTLGLPLASDELITRVAEANPNTVVVVQAGSAVSMPWADKVAGIIQAWYGGNEAGNGIADVVYGIRNPSGRLPLSFPKRESDIAAALNFKSARTKVHYSEGIWVGYKHHNARGIEPLFPFGRGLSYTSFKYSGLAINVKKGDEWTAAGRVTVTNTGQVAGDHSVHFYTAPPPESPTGLRHPEVSLQAFAKVYDLAPGKSTTVEVKLDKYAISHWDEYDSTWKVEVGEWALKVGEDAQTMVAEVPFTIDNEMAWTKL from the exons atgGGCCTCACATCCTCAGCTCGCGCCAACTCGATCTCGACACCCGCAACCTCTGCCACCTCATCCCACTTCTCTACTCCCACTCCTTCCCGCCAGCCTACTCCTCCCCCTCAGCCTCAGTCCAGTCCAGCCCAGCCCACTATGACCGACGAGACTAAGGGCAacgcggcgctcgaccgctccttcctcgacgccaatgttgacgagctcctgcACCAGATGACCATCGACGAGAAGATCTCACTGCTCGCAGGCAAGAACTGGTGGGA GACCACGTCCATCTCCCGCCTGAATGTCCCTAGCGTCAAGGTCACGGACGGACCAAACGGCGCACGCGGCGCGTCATTCTTCAAAATGA CCAAGGCGAGCGCGATTCCTTCGGCGACATGCCTTGCGTCGTCGTTCTCGACCGACCTTATCAGCGAAGCGGGCGGTCtgcttgccgaggaggccaaggctcGCGGTGCCGTCTGTCTCCTCGCCCCGACCATCAACATCCAGCGTAGTCCGCTCGGCGGACGCGCGTTCGAGTCCTTCTCCGAGGACCCGACGCTCTCGGGCCGGATCGCTTCCGCCTACATTCACGGTCTGCAGAGTGCAGGCGTGTCGGCGTGCGTCAAGCACTTTGTCGGCAACGACCAGGAGCACGAGCGTAATGGCGAGGACAGCGTCATCGGTGACCGCGCCCTGCGCGAGGTCTACCTCCGCCCCTTCCAGATtgcgcagcgcgaggccgagcctTGGGCGCTCATGACAGCATACAACAAGGTCAACGGGACGCACGTAAGCGAAAACAAGGCGCTGCTCCAGGACCTCCTTAGAAAGGAGTGGGGATACGACGGCCTCGTCATGAGCGACTGGTACGGCACGTACAGCGTGTCGGAGAGCATTGAGGCCGGGCTTAGTCTCGAGATGCCCGGCCCCACCATTTGGCGCCAGCCCCGTATGCTCAACCACCTCATCATGTCACACAAGCTGGACCCGCGCGCGATTGACGCGCGCGCACACGAGGTCCTCGCTTGGGCGCAGAagctcgcccgcctcaACCCCGATATCGTGTATGCGGTTCCCACGCCCGAGCGCACGCGCGACAGTGCGGACGAGCGTGCGTcggacgccaagctcctccgccgcctggcaggcgagggcgtcgtTCTCCTGAAGAACGATGGCGTCCTTCCCATCCGCGAGGGGCGCGTAGCCGTCATCGGGCCGAACGCCAAGACGCGCGTCATCTCGGGTGGTGGAAGCGCCGCCCTTCGCCCTCTCTGGTCAGTCAACGCTTGGGAGGGCATGGTCGAGAACAAGCCCAATAACGTCGAGCTGTCCTACAGCTTAGGCCTTCAGGGGGCAAAGTTCCTCCCGATGCTTGACGAGTGCTTCACCACTATCGACGGCAAGCGCGGCTTCGACCTGCTTCACTACTCGATCGACGCCAACGGAGAGGTCGCGCACGAGCCGACTGTGGTGGACACGCACGACGTCAGTGACATGTTCCTCGCCGACTTCCGCCACCCTAGACTTGGACAGCATTACGTCTCCGAAGTGCGGGCCAAGTTCACCTCGCCCATTACGGGCCGGTACGAGTTCGGTCTGACGGTCACAGGCCAGGGATGGCTGTATattgacgacgagcttgtcatCGACAACGCGACCAAGCAGACCCTCGGCTCCAAGTTCTTCGGCAACGGCACGAttgaggagaagggcaGAGTCGCTGtcgagaagggcaagaCGTACACCCTTCGGGTGGTGCACGactcgcgccgcctcgtctcTAGAACCGTGGCAGGTACGCCGTTCATCGTCAAGGGCATCCGCATCGGCGCGTTccccctcgtcgacgctcATCAGGCCATGGAGGACGCTGTCAAGGCCGCTCGTGCAGCCGACAgtgtcgtcctcgtcgccggcctcAATGCCGACtacgagagcgagggctTTGACCGCCCGACCCTCGGCCTCCCCCTCGCcagcgacgagctcattacccgcgtcgccgaggctAACCCCAACACCGTAGTCGTCGTGCAGGCCGGCTCGGCTGTGAGCATGCCTTGggccgacaaggtcgcTGGCATCATCCAGGCTTGGTACGGCGGCAACGAGGCTGGTAACGGTatcgccgacgtcgtgtACGGTATCCGCAACCCCAGTGGTCGCCTGCCCCTCTCGTTCCCCAAGCGGGAGAGCGACAttgccgccgcgctcaactTCAAGAGTGCCCGCACCAAGGTCCACTACAGCGAGGGTATCTGGGTCGGGTACAAGCACCACAATGCTCGCGGTATTGAgcccctcttccccttcgGCCGCGGCCTTAGCTACACGTCGTTCAAGTACTCGGGCCTCGCCATTAAcgtcaagaagggcgacgAGTGGACCGCGGCCGGCCGCGTCACGGTTACCAACACGGGCCAGGTCGCTGGTGACCACAGTGTGCACTTCTACACTGCTCCTCCGCCCGAGTCGCCCACCGGCCTACGCCACCCTGAAGTTTCGCTGCAGGCCTTCGCCAAGGTGTACGACCTTGCTCCGGGCAAGAGCACCACAGTCGAagtcaagctcgacaagtATGCCATCTCGCACTGGGACGAGTACGACAGCACATggaaggtcgaggttggcgagtgggcgctcaaggtcggcgaggacgcgcagACCATGGTTGCCGAGGTGCCGTTCACCATCGACAACGAGATGGCGTGGACCAAGTTGTAA
- a CDS encoding uncharacterized protein (Phosphatidylserine decarboxylase), which produces MDDPTTGAAFYPSAPQSPAPELDGLDARPEMDMNMADTPCENCPRAAVHDYQPLCDSLSHIVGSTDPVRFAGAQPDELAPSEIRKDASRLRGDVEWIKHFFPSAETVDRLFAREHMGNFVVDRVSGRKAFESMPLYVRVGMHLLFVSASQAMSYHAVEDLLRAQSVKQGKLYDATGPGVLPHINAFIKAYAIPLEELLETDLAKYATFNDFFSRRLKAEARPIASVDDLHVLTCPADCRLSAFETVEAAKTLWIKGRQFTIPNLLYGDDKTDKQFDSVARSPSAVAVARLAPQDYHRFHSPVSGEVVAIKDIPGELYTVNPQAVNEDLNVFTLNKRSVMLIHADVGLGARVPLAFVAVGAMLVGSIFWSKKPGDTVRKGEELGCFQYGGSTCILVVPHSSGIKFDDDLLRVSKEKMEMLVRVGMSMGHVGRGRCGSEA; this is translated from the exons ATGGACGACCCAACAACAGGAGCAGCCTTCTACCCATCCGCACCGCAATCCCCAGCTCCGGAGCtcgatggcctcgacgcACGCCCCGAGATGGACATGAACATGGCAGACACGCCGTGTGAGAATTGCCCCCGAGCGGCGGTCCACGACTACCAGCCACTCTGCGATAGCCTATCGCATATTGTGGGGAGCACCGATCCAGTGCGATTCGCAGGCGCTCAGCCGGATGAGCTTGCAC cctcAGAGATCCGCAaggacgcgtcgcgcctgCGGGGGGACGTTGAGTGGATCAAGCACTTCTTCCCTTCGGCTGAGACGGTGGACCGGCTGTTTGCAAGGGAGCACATGGGCAACTTTGTCGTCGATCGCGTGAGCGGGCGCAAGGCGTTTGAGAGCATGCCGCTTT ATGTACGCGTGGGCATGCACCTGCTCTTCGTCTCCGCG TCCCAAGCGATGTCCTACCACGCAGTAGAGGATCTGTTGAGGGCACAGTCCGTCAAGC AGGGCAAGCTGTACGACGCTACTGGTCCCGGCGTGCTCCCACACATCAACGCGTTCATCAAAGCCTACGCGATCCCgctggaggagctcctcgagacAGATCTCGCCAAGTACGCGACGTTCAACGACTTCTTCTCGCGgcgcctcaaggccgaggcgcgtcCCATCGCCTCAGTAGACGACTTGCACGTCCTAACGTGTCCCGCTGACTGCCGGCTCTCGGCATTCGAGACGGTCGAGGCAGCCAAGACCCTCTG GATTAAGGGGCGGCAATTCACGatccccaacctcctctACGGCGATGACAAGACGGACAAACAATTCGACAGCGTCGCGCGCTCCCCGTCCGCTGTCGCTGTAGCCCGCTTGGCACCGCAGGACTATCACCGATTCCACAGCCCGGTATccggcgaggtcgtggcTATCAAGGACATCCCCGGCGAGCTCTACA CGGTCAACCCTCAGGCCGTCAACGAGGACTTGAACGTGTTCACCCTCAACAAGCGCTCTGTCATGCTCATCCACGCCgatgtcggcctcggcgcgcgcgtgccTCTAGCCTTTGTCGCCGTTGGCGCGATGCTTGTCGGCAGTATTTTCTGGTCGAAGAAGCCCGGAGACACTGTGCGTAAGGGCGAGGAACTGGGATGTTTCCAGTACGGCGGGAGCACGTGTATCCTTGTCGTACCACACAGCTCGGGGATCAAgtttgacgacgacctgctCCGTGTCAgcaaggagaagatggagatgCTGGTGCGCGTCGGCATGAGTATGGGACATGTTGGGCGAGGCCGGTGTGGGTCGGAGGCCTAG
- a CDS encoding uncharacterized protein (Functions in the early steps of protein synthesis of a small number of specific mRNAs. Acts by directing the binding of methionyl-tRNAi to 40S ribosomal subunits. In contrast to the eIF- 2 complex, it binds methionyl-tRNAi to 40 S subunits in a codon- dependent manner, whereas the eIF-2 complex binds methionyl-tRNAi to 40 S subunits in a GTP-dependent manner. May act by impiging the expression of specific proteins), whose product MQAQYAIRSQKATSLVNGPSWEIGSSIATTNNASRAVVYSPNGEYVAYAQPELVSLCRAADGLEGQATTIAQVGVIALAFSPASSTLFTFERPVKSETEVYKNVKAWSVETGEQVGGWYHKTGDDWEPIVTPDEASLFRPAGNDILVFTPMLAERPATRLKFDGLVRGVFISRPSQLSAPHGKPLRQYPEPAVAIWIGERKGAPAYVSLYPCSSLVGKGTANGATDKTENRELPPTVARKAFYKADNVTVKWNNAGTMCLFLTHTDVDNTGKSYYGETNLYLVALDGSFDGMIDLDKEGPVYDFAWNPTSRDFAVCYGYMPARTQTYDHKAKPIFNFGNNHRNFVSYQPQGRLLLSAGFGNLAGGVDVWEISTRKKIAEFKASNSSHCEWSACGHYILTATLSPRLRVDNGVKIWWAGGQLLHIHPQDDLYGATFRPALVETLPAFPSVVPKAPEANASVAQFRPKGEADSGSGPSKPVGAYRPPGARGSAASSAYVRDDDSAPSSGASTPMFRGGKPAGRYIPGTPIPGAPSSGASGADKKKKPRNKKKAAPEPEELAADLAKVDLKNDEDAAQKKIRNLTKKLKAIDDLKARVTKGEQLEKTQMQKVETEASVRDEIRALGGDA is encoded by the exons ATGCAGGCACAGTACGCCA TCCGCTCGCAGAAGGCCACCAGCCTCGTCAACGGTCCATCATGGGAGATCGGATCCAGCATCGCTAC GACGAATaacgcgtcgcgcgcagTCGTCTACTCGCCTAACGGCGAGTACGTTGCGTACGCGCAGCCCGAGTT GGTCTCGCTGTGCCGTGCTGCTGATGGCCTCGAGGGTCAGGCGACGACAATCGCACAGGTCGGTGTGATTGCTCTCGCGTTCTCGCCTGCGTCTTCGACGCTCTTCACGTTCGAGCGGCCAGTCAAGTCCGAAACGGAGGTGTACAAGAACGTCAAGGCTTGGAGCGTGGAGACTGGCGAGCAGGTCGGGGGGTGGTACCACAAGACGGGTGACGACTG GGAGCCGATCGTCACGCCCGATGAGGCGAGCCTGTTCCGCCCCGCGGGCAACGACATCCTGGTGTTCACGCCCATGCTCGCTGAGCGGCCCGCCACGCGCCTCAAGTTCGACGGCCTGGTCCGTGGCGTCTTCATCTCGCGGCCATCCCAGCTGTCCGCGCCCCACGGCAAGCCCCTCCGACAGTATCCCGAGCCAGCGGTCGCCATCTGGAtcggcgagcgcaagggTGCACCTGCCTACGTGTCTTTATACCcctgctcctcgctcgTCGGTAAGGGCACCGCCAACGGCGCCACCGACAAGACCGAGAACCGCGAGTTGCCGCCGACCGTCGCTCGCAAGGCCTTCTACAAGGCTGACAACGTTACCGTCAAGTGGAACAACGCCGGCACAATG TGCTTGTTCCTTACGCACACGGACGTCGACAATACGGGCAAGTCGTACTACGGCGAGACGAACCTGTACCTTGTGGCCCTCGACGGATCGTTTGACGGCAtgatcgacctcgacaaggagggccCGGTCTACGACTTTGCATGGAACCCCACTTCGCGCGACTTTGCCGTATGCTACGGCTACATGCCCGCCCGCACCCAAACGTACGACCACAAGGCCAAGCCGATTTTCAACTTTGGCAACAACCACCGCAACTTTGTGTCGTACCAGCCGCAGGGGCGTCTGCTGCTCTCGGCGGGCTTTGGTAACCTGGCGGGCGGCGTAGATGTGTGGGAGATCTCGACTCGCAAGAAGATTGCCGAGTTCAAGGCCTCCAACTCGAGTCACTGCGAGTGGTCGGCATGTGGGCACTACATCTTGACGGCGACGCTCTCGCCCCGTCTCCGCGTTGACAACGGTGTCAAGATCTGGTGGGCTGGTGGCCAGCTCCTCCATATCCACCCGCAGGACGACCTGTATGGCGCGACCTTCCGTCCCGCGCTCGTTGAGACGCTCCCAGCATTCCCGTCGGTTGTGCCTAAGGCGCCGGAGGCAAACGCTTCGGTTGCCCAGTTCCGCCCTAagggcgaggccgactcgggctcgggccCCTCCAAGCCCGTCGGCGCGTACCGCCCACCAGGTGCGCGCGGATctgccgcctcgtcggcgtacGTGCGTGATGACGACTCTGCGCCGTCCTctggcgcgtcgacgcccatGTTCCGCGGTGGCAAGCCTGCCGGTCGTTACATTCCCGGCACGCCGATCCCTGGTGCGCCGTCCTCTGGTGCGTCGGGTGcggacaagaagaagaagcccaggaacaagaagaaggccgcgcccgagcccgaggagctcgccgccgatctcgccaaagtcgacctcaagaacgacgaggacgctgCGCAGAAGAAGATCCGCAACTTGACCAAGAAGTTGAAGGCGATCGACGACTTGAAGGCGCGCGTGACCAAgggcgagcagctcgagaagaCGCAGATGCAGAAGGTCGAGACGGAGGCGTCCGTCAGAGACGAGAtccgcgcgctcggcggcgacgcgtgA